The window AGTAGCCGCGGTCGTAGTCGTAGTAGCCGCTGCACGCCATCAGATAGCGCGCACTGATCTCGACCCGCTCGCCTCCGCGCTCGACGTGCACGGTCCATCGGTTGTCGGCGTCCGACCAGTCCGCGGCGACCATCCGGTGGCCGTAGCGGATGTGCCGGTCGATCCCGAACTCGGCGACGGTCTCCCTCAGATAGGCCATGATCGACGGACCGTCGGCGATCGCCTTCTCCGATGTCCACGGCTTGAACCGGAAGCCGAGTGTGAACATGTCGGAGTCCGAGCGGATGCCGGGGTATCTGAACAGGTCCCAGGTGCCGCCGAGATCGTCGCGGCCCTCCAGGATCACGAAGCTCTTGCCCGGGCAGCGGTTCTGCAGGTGCCAGGCCGCGCTGATGCCGGAGATGCCGGCCCCGACGACGACGACGTCGACTTCTTCGGTCATCTTCACAAAGCTAACGGCGATCTGTCGGTCGTCAATGCGAACATGTGTTCGTGTCGGGTATCGCCTCTTCGGGGCCGTCGGGTCGGACGGCGGCGATCCTGCACGCGGATCTCGACTCGTTCTACGCCTCGGTCGAACAGCGTGACGATCCGTCGCTGCGGGGTCGTCCCGTGCTCGTCGGCGGCGGGGTCGTGCTCGCCGCGAGTTACGAGGCGAAGGCGTTCGGGGTGCGCACGGCGATGGGCGGCCGTCAGGCCCGGGCGCTGTGCCCGCAGGCGATCGTCGTCGCGCCGAGGATGCGGGCGTACTCGGATGCCAGCGCGGCGGTGTTCGAGGTGTTCCGCGATACCACGCCCGTCGTCGAGCCGGTGTCGGTCGACGAGGCGTTTCTGGATGTGTCGGGGTTGCGCCGGGTTTCGGGGACGCCGGTGCAGATCGCCACGCGCCTGCGTGAACGCGTGCGCGACGAGGTCGGTCTGCCGATCACGGTGGGCATCGCGCGCACGAAGTTCCTGGCGAAAGTGGCCAGCCAGGAGGCCAAGCCCGACGGACTGCTGCTGGTACCGCCCGACCGTGAGCTCGCGTTCCTGCATCCACTGCCCGTGCGACGGCTGTGGGGCGTCGGCGCCAAGACCGCGGACAAACTGCGCGCGCACGGTATCGAGACGGTAGCCGATGTCGCCGAGCTGAGCGAGACCACCCTGAGCTCGCTGGTCGGTGGAGCGATGGGCCGGCAGCTGTTCGCGCTGGCGCACAACGTGGATCGCCGTCGGGTGGTGACGGGTCAGCGGCGGCGCTCGGTCGGCGCGCAGCGCGCACTGGGACGGGCGGGCAGCGCGATGACCGCCGACGAGGTGGACGCGGTGGTGGTGAACCTGATCGACCGCATCACCCGGCGCATGCGGGCCGCCGACCGGACGGGCCGCACGGTGGTGCTGCGACTGAGATTCGCCGACTTCAGCCGCGCGACGCGCTCGCACACGATGCCGTGGGCGACCGCGTCGACGGACGCGATTCTGGATGCGGCGCGGGGTCTGGTCGCCGCCGCGGCGCCGTTGATCGGTGAGCGCGGTCTGACGTTGATCGGTTTCGCGGTGTGCAACATCGACCGCGACGGTGCCCAGCAGATGGAATTGCCGTTCGCCTCGCCTGCCGAGGCGCGGGATCCGCTCGGCGTGGACCTCGCGATCGATCGGGTGCGCGGCCGCTACGGCAACGCCGCGCTCACGCGGGGTGTGCTCCTCGGGCGCGACCCGGGCTGGGAGGTGCCCATGCTCGCCGAGTGAACCAACCCGACTGAGTCAGGACGAGGTCCATTCCAGCAGGCGCTGCGCCGGCCAGGTGTTGACGATGCGGTCGGCCTCCAGGCCGGCGTCCAGGGCGCGCTGGGCGCCGTAGCCGAGAAACTCCAACTGCCCGGGCGCGTGGGAGTCGGTGTCGATCGAGAAGACGCACCCGATCTCCATCGCGAGGTTCAACAGGCGGGTCGGTGGATCGCGGCGCTCGGGGCGCGAGTTGATCTCGACGGCCGTGCCGGCGTCACGGCACAGGCTGAACACCTTCTCCGCGTCGAATTTCGACTCGGGTCGCATGCCCCGGCCGCCGGTGACGAGCCGGCCGGTGCAGTGTCCGAGGACATCGGTGTGCGGGTTGGCGACGGCGGTGAGCATCCGCCGCGTCATCGCGGGCGCGTCCATCGCCAGTTTGGAGTGGACGCTGGCGACGACGATGTCGAGCCGTTCGAGGAGTTCGTCTTCCTGGTCGAGGGATCCGTCTTCGAGGATGTCGACTTCGATGCCGGTGAGAATCCGCATCGGGGCGACGGTGTCGCGGATCTCGTCGATCACGTCGAGTTGCTCCCGCAGGCGCTCGGGGGACAGACCGTTGGCGATGCGCAGGCGCGGTGAGTGATCGGTCAGCGCGCAGTACTCGTGGCCGAGGTCGCGGGCGGCCAGCATCATCTCCTCGATCGGCGCCGACCCGTCCGACCAGTTGGAGTGCACGTGCAGGTCACCGCGCAGTGCGGCGCGGATGTCGCCACCGCCGAGGTCTTCGGCGTTCTCGCGCAATTCGACCAGCACATCGGGTTCGGCGCCGGCCCACGCCTGGGCGATGACCTTCGCGGTCTTGGGACCGATCTTGGGCAGGGACTGCCAGCTGTTGGCCACCCCGTGCTTCTCGCGCTGGGCGTCGGTCAGCGACTCGACGACGTCGGCGGCGGTGCGGTAGGCCATCACCCGGCGCGGGTCCTCGCGGGCGCGGTCCTTGTAGTACGCGATCTGACGCAGCGCAGTGACCGGGTCCATACCTCCAGTGTGCCCGGATCGCTCGGATCCATGGATACACTGATTGCGAAATCGTTCAATCCATCAATCCGCAAGGTTCGCCGATGCCCCATCGTTCCCCCGCCGAACAG is drawn from Mycolicibacterium gilvum and contains these coding sequences:
- the dinB gene encoding DNA polymerase IV; the protein is MFVSGIASSGPSGRTAAILHADLDSFYASVEQRDDPSLRGRPVLVGGGVVLAASYEAKAFGVRTAMGGRQARALCPQAIVVAPRMRAYSDASAAVFEVFRDTTPVVEPVSVDEAFLDVSGLRRVSGTPVQIATRLRERVRDEVGLPITVGIARTKFLAKVASQEAKPDGLLLVPPDRELAFLHPLPVRRLWGVGAKTADKLRAHGIETVADVAELSETTLSSLVGGAMGRQLFALAHNVDRRRVVTGQRRRSVGAQRALGRAGSAMTADEVDAVVVNLIDRITRRMRAADRTGRTVVLRLRFADFSRATRSHTMPWATASTDAILDAARGLVAAAAPLIGERGLTLIGFAVCNIDRDGAQQMELPFASPAEARDPLGVDLAIDRVRGRYGNAALTRGVLLGRDPGWEVPMLAE
- a CDS encoding PHP domain-containing protein; protein product: MDPVTALRQIAYYKDRAREDPRRVMAYRTAADVVESLTDAQREKHGVANSWQSLPKIGPKTAKVIAQAWAGAEPDVLVELRENAEDLGGGDIRAALRGDLHVHSNWSDGSAPIEEMMLAARDLGHEYCALTDHSPRLRIANGLSPERLREQLDVIDEIRDTVAPMRILTGIEVDILEDGSLDQEDELLERLDIVVASVHSKLAMDAPAMTRRMLTAVANPHTDVLGHCTGRLVTGGRGMRPESKFDAEKVFSLCRDAGTAVEINSRPERRDPPTRLLNLAMEIGCVFSIDTDSHAPGQLEFLGYGAQRALDAGLEADRIVNTWPAQRLLEWTSS